The Anolis carolinensis isolate JA03-04 chromosome 2, rAnoCar3.1.pri, whole genome shotgun sequence genome contains the following window.
ggtcctaagagactagaatcatagaatcatagaatagtagagttggaagagaccacatgggccatccagtccaaccccctgctaagaagcaggaaatcgcattcaaagcaccctcgacagatggccatccagcctctgcttaaaagcctccaaggaaggagcctccaccacggccccggggagagttccattgtcgaacagccctcacagtgaggaagttcttcctgatgttcaggtggaatctcctttcctgtagtttgaagccattgttccgtgtcctagtctgcagggcagcagaaaacaagcttgctccctcctccctatgacttcccttcacgtatttgtacatggctatcatgtctcctctcagccttctcttctgcaggctaaacatgcccagctctttaagccgctcctcatagggcttgttctccagacccttgatcattttagtcgccctcctctggacgctttccagcttgtcaacatctcccttcaactgtggtgcccaaaattggacacagtattccaggtgtggtctgaccaaggcagaatagagggggagcatgacttccctggatctagacgctattcccctattgatgcaggccagaatcccattggcttttttagcagccgcttcacattgttggctcatgtttaacttgttgtccacaaggactccaaggtctttttcgcacacactgctgtcaagccaggcgtcccccattctgtatctttgatttccattttttctgccgaagtgaagtatcttgcatttgtccctgttgaacttcattttgttagtttcgacccatctctctagtctgtcaagatcgttttgaattctggtcctgtcttctggagtgttagctatccctcccagttttgtgtcgtctgcaaacttgatgatcgtgccttctaacccttcgtctaagtcgttaataaagatgttgaacagaaccgggcccaggacagagccctgcggcactatGACTTGTTCAAAGCCATGTAGGTAGTTTTCAAAGCCAAGCATGGATCTGAATCCTGGTCTCTATAGAGTTGTGTGGCTCAAACCACTTTACTGCACTGTCTATGCATTTCTTAAGTCCAGAGATAAAACACAGTTCACAATAATGTAATATGCCCTCAAGATGTATAATGCATAATGGGTGGAGAAGAAGAGTAGGTATAGCTGACAAAACTACAGAagttattttaaaactttaaaatgaagACACTTACCTAAACAGCTCTTTcttgaataaaaaaaaacccctccataTTTTTAAATAGGTATCAAATTTAAATTCATTGCCCACGGCATAAAGATTAATTTTGTGCCTAAACCAATTGCTGCACATTACCTCAATACTGAATAAAGATATACAGCAAGAGTGTTGTTGCTGTGGTTACTTGCTGGCTAAATTTAGAGCTTTGGAAATATAGCCTCACAGACAGCCAAGATTTAAAATTTGAGCCATATGTGTTTTGATAGCTGAtggcctgccagcaatctgcacGACAAGTTGGTATGTAGATTTCTTTCTTAAATAGAATTTGAGGTGGAATGTGACATCCAGAGAGGCTATATTTGTCTCAGAAAGTACATTTGGATGCAAAGCGGAGCACTATTTGTGAGAAGAACAGAGGCGGAGAtgacatcagccaatgagctctTTAGTGAACAAGGGGAACATACTCAAAGTAATTTTCCCCCCTCCAAAATCTCATTTTTCTTCCTAGGATTTAGGTAGGCAATAATTCCATTGATCTTGTGCCATAATTGTTCTGCAAACTTTTCTGTTTTGGAGGAAGGTAGGGAAAGAGTACTTCTAACAGTATGAGGTCAGTGGGTTTGCAGTGATCCTGCCACATTTGTTGGGGTTGGGCCTGCAGAactcctgtgaaagtggaaaactgGCAGAAAtagaccatagagttgtgctgaaggATATAGTTTCCTGGAtataccatattaatcaaatctgctaaTATGAAAGACCAGCTGCACTGAGAAAAAACACtgtaatcccagccagtatagaggtaaaggttttcctctgacattaagtccagtcatgtccgactctgggggttggtgctcatctccatttttaagccaaagagccagcgttgtccatagacacctccaaggtcatgtggctggcatgactgcatggagcgctgttaccttccagtcagagcggtacctattgatctattcacattttgcatgttttcaaactgctaggttggcagaagctggggttaacagcgggagctcacgccgctccccggattcgaaccagcgacctttcagtcagcaagttcagcagatcagcggtttaatccgctgcaccgcCGGGGGCTCCCCAGCCAGTATAGTGAATAACATTAAAAAACTTACAAGTGGCAATGCCCACATTAGCCATAGCCACCACCGCTGCAGTTCAGCATGGGTCTTTGCAGACTTGGAAGTGCTGGTTAAAAGGATTACTGGATGTACTTCATATGCTTCAAATAACAGAGCTGTGAGGTGCTCTTTCAAGAAAGCTGTCATCCCTTTTATCTCCCAGGTCACTGTCAAAAGCGGAGGGCCTTTAGAAGAAACTTTTGACAGCAAGGAACCAGGTCTTCTCCATCCCAAGAAATGGAAGACTGACATGGTCATACTGGGATGTTTCTCATTTGTGCTGCAACACTGAATCTGTTTCAACACAATAAACTGGCCCTGGATGGAGGGTTTGTCTGGCACTATAGACACTAAACCAAATAGGTAGCACTGGCCAGTGTGTATACTGCGGTGGGGAGAAGCACTTGGCTCCATTTGTGTAAGTTACTCAGTACTTGGCTATCAATATAGAACATCATGCTCTATGGCAAATGAACACAGACTTACAGACTCCGGGTCTTACATAACCAAAGATAATATTCTCTTTCCTATGCTCAAAATAATCTGTAGTATTTCACCTTAGGTTGAATGATTGATTGACTGGATAGTACCTTTTCTTCATCCAGTGTAAATTGTGAAGACAAAGCCTCACAGGGGCATTCTCACCAACTACTCCTGAGTTCCAGAACTCACACATTTGAGATGCCCATTGCAATCTAGAACATTAGTGTCTTCTGGAGGCTACACAGGATTTGAATTCACCCCTGTATGGCTGAGATAAGTACTGTGTTACTTGATTTATTTACCTCATTTGTTGTAGCATTTGACCCCTTGGGTCAAAGAAGTATTTTGGTTGGGTGAAGAATATATACATTTTAGTCATTCTTTAGTCATTGTTAATGGCTTTAAATTAATAGAAAAAGACACTGATATTCAAGTGAAGAATtcattgtatatttattattcaCAGTTAATTACTATCTACCAAATGCTGCTGCTGAGTTAAAGGATTACGTACATAGGCCTGTTTTTATTTAAAcacttatttttaatatatatatatacacacaagacATTATGTCTGCAAGGCTGTATGATATACACCAATTCCAAAATAAGAAAACAATCAAATGGTCCAAGTGTAGAATGCCATAATTTCTTTTCCAATCATTTTAGAAAGAAAGAGGGACAGTGGGGGAGAGAAAAGACAACTAGGAGGGAAAGGGTGAGAAATCAAGATACTACAGGGCAGGTTTTTCTTTCATTTGCTGGGAGAAATGGAAATGTAAGGCAGAGTTCATCTCAGGAATAACACACTTGTAACACTTACTATAAAAAGGCACCCGCCATCACAGGGATTTCTGCATCAGGGCAGACCAGGAGACCTCTGTGGTGGCTTTGGGATCTGCTGTTGGGATGAAGTTTCAGCCAGGTGGCTCAGCAAAAGGAAATAAGGTATTGGCACAAGAGCTCGGGAGGTTGCTCTTCCCTGTCTCAAGTCCAAATCCATTCATAATACCATGAGAATGGCATCGGGTGATTTTCATCTGTGGACATTAGGCTGAAATACAATCCCTCACACAGCCTGCTGTGAACTAGGATTaagaaacatggctcttccaactACAGTAATGCTGGCATGAAGGGAGAAGTAACTGCCAAAACACAGAGACAATTTCCTTTTTGTGAGAACCAGTCATGGATTGCAATGGTGAGCCAGATGTACAAGAGAACGGTTTATCAATAAGCATCATGTTCACACATTCTGTAAGATGCTGAGTATAGTTAAGCACAATGTATTGAAGACTCCTGGAAATATAAAAACTATAGATTTCACAAGACATTCCAGACTGTTCAGTTTCTACAACATGGCAGCTTCTTCAAACAATATGCCATATTTTAATAGTGGTGCAATCTTCTCTTCCCACTCAAAGGTTCCTGGCTTCAAATTCTGGCCTTGCCTCTTATAGAAAATTGTATGCCTTTCCCGCTTGATAATAAAGAATATCAGATGCTCATACATGTTTTAAAGCTCCATCTGTTTTGTGGAGATCTCTGCATGTAATAATAAAGCTACAACCCTCCCATTCAAtcattaaatatttacataaaagcaGGAACAAATCTGAAAGCTCTGGACTGTCCttttaatgaaaaagaaaaagaaaatgagggAAAGGCACTAATGGAAAAATGCAACAATGTGCTCATCCACAtgcttaaagaaaaaaaaagctaagATGGTTAATGAGAACATGATCTGGCTGAAGGATCGTTTCTCAGAACAGTCCTGCAACTTCTGGGGGATAAAACCATCCACCCTCTGCTCTGGAAATGCTGGAATTTCAGATGGAAGGGAAAAATAAGGCCCTACCTTACCAAAGAAAAACCCTGAAGGCAAAAGCAGAATTGGCATGTGTGTTGTTTTTCAACTGGCTTATGGATCTAGTTCCCCACCTCAGTCCCCTCAAAAAGACAGGTTTTGCATGAATTTAACTCCCAAAGAGCTTCCTAGTCTTTTTTAATGGCATGGCATGGACTTCATGTAGCATTAAAAGGTCATGCAGTGATTAACTGCTTTGTCGGTGTCAGGGGAGAAAGGATGAGTGAATAAAATATAGTCCCCTAGAAGTAACCAAGGTAATCTagtaatatgtattttaatttaaaagttaCGTTTTGGCGCACAAGTTGGACCCTTTTACTGTCCCTCCCTACACAGTTCCATTCTGAGTGAAAAGGTATTTCCCTCCTTGCAGGGAGAGTGACTCAGATTTTATGGCCTGATGACTGGAGATCACTGGCTGCTGTTAGATTCTGAATGTGGACTTTACGGTTTTTCTTGTTTCCTTAAATAATCTTTAATAATTTGCTCTAGATGTTCCGGTTCACCGGGGTCACATAGTTGCGTGGAAACATGCCAGTTTGTCCATGGCAGGCTCCCTTCCACCAGTTGGGGTCAGAATTGTCAAGGACCTGGATAAAGTCTCCACGACGGAAGCCCAGCTCACCTTCCTCCTGAGGATCGAAATCAAAAAGAGCCTGAACGTATGTGGGTTGctgcaaaggaaaggagaaaaaggcaAATTACTGATGCAGTAAACACCTTTACTTTAACTTGCTGTAATATCTTGTGCTTAGGGGTGTCTTAGCTATTTCCAAAGGTTGATACAAACTGCCACTTTGACTACAAATTGGGATCAGTTATCGGTATCATATCTCATCAATATCCAAAACCATATGGCTGTTAAGTCTATTTGCAGACACAACCAGAAATTGTTCTTGTTACTAGCagagccctaaatggctcagaaCCTAGATATCTGAAAGATTATCTTCTAAAATACAAAACCATATAAAACCTGTTGTCGTCAGAAGCCTAGCTCCCTGTTCCATACCCCATTTCCTCACCTTCAGCATTTTAAGTTAAGTGGTCAACAAATATACTTTTGTAATTGAGATACCCTTCTTTGTAGATGGTATTAGGTTTGATAAGCATATCTTTAAGAATACTTTGCCACATTCAGTGTTATCACAAATGCATGGAACCTTTCCCCTGCTGCAGCCTCACACATCTTTCCAAAAGCCACTCCTGAAGGTCAAGCAATCATTGGAATGAGATGTAGAATAGTTCTGattgttcttatttatttttctgtctgtgcagatttctttattttatcctgttttatattACTGACCGTGAGGCTCTTTTTGCTTTCAATTGTAAAATCTGAATTTCACTGTACTTATTTTTTTAGTTTAAGGTATGCTCATGAAAAACATCTAGGAAGCCTTCTGCTAAAGGGTAATACAGTTTCTAACGGTAGGCATCTTTAGTCAAGACAGAAAGGTACTATACAATGTACCTAAGGAGTCAGATGACTTGTATTTATTGTTCATACAAATAATGTCCTGAAGAGATTAACTCTAAAGAATATCAAGCAGGTAAGGTTAGCTGTGAGGCCACAAAATAGAAATAGGTTTCTCTCTTACCTGAGGCACCTGCTCAATGTCCCGAAGGAATATCTGTTGATTTCTGGAGACAGAGGTTGATCTGTGATAGTCTACCAATTCATTTAGAGAATTGAACTTTACCACCCAAAGGAAGTACTTGCCAGCTCCGTCTCGAAGCACCTTAAAGTGCTGCACATCATTTCCAAATCTACGAGAAGGGAATAACAAATCCAGATGTATTTATTTCTCTAAATGTGTTACTAGAGTCTAAATGTGTtactaccttcgtgaccgtatctcccactataaacctgcccgCTCTCTccaatcatctggggaggccctccttacgccactgcctatatcctaggcccgccttgtgggtactagggatagggccttttctgctgtggcccctcgactatggaattcattgcccattgagattaggcaagctcccactctattagcttttaaaaaagatttaaaaacatggctcttccgctgcgcttttggagagtaactgttatttatcccttttcttgctcctctccaacatctttcctctagacggttccactttcgtatgtccctgctccccgtggtctccattccccttatctttctcacccgagtttttatctttgtattcatgtggccggccctgtttttactgtttctttgatttgcgttgtagtgtatattgtatattattactcattgtattgtttaattgctctatgttatgttgtatttatacttgttatattgttttgctctgggcatggccccatgtaagccgcccagagtccccgttggggagatggtggcggggtataaataaagttttattattattatttattagagtCAGCCTTCCATCACTGACTAGTATGTACACATGACTAAAAGTGGCATGCCAATAAGTACTTATGAAACTCCTGAACAAGTGGCCGAATTATTCTAGGACAAGTCACTAATTATGAATGATCAAAACTAAAAAATGTGTATTTGTTTAGTAATAAAGACACAGACTGTTTCAAATTttaattaattcttttttaaattgaTTAGGTATTTTCAATGTTTTGGGGTCTAATTTGTATCAAAGGCTTATCTACGACAGGAAGCCTAAAACAGATCACTTGGAGGTGCTACGTTTAAATGGAAAAAAGGGAAGAGTTAAGCTGTGGGCTGGGAAAAAATAAGCAGATCAATCAATAAGCATTCCCCATCATCGCTTCAAAAATAATCATTTTATCATCATTACAATCAAGCCATTGCAAATTCTGCTAACTACAGGGTGGAGAACCGATATATTCTATGACTGTTGTACAAACTATGGAGATAATTCAAATGTGTTGAATTTACGCCAACCCAGAATCCACCAGATCTAAAACAATACTTACTTGACAGAGAGAGAAAAGTCTCCAGGAGCACTCTCACTCTCTCTGATGAGGAAGGCACCATCATGTCTCTGTTTGCCCAACATCTCCTCAGCTTTTGCTCGAGGGATCTTCCCAAAAAACCACCTGAGTAAACAAAAAGGTGGAAGTTACGCTCAGTTCAAACTTAATGGAAAGAGCATTTTTCAACATATGGACATGTTGAAAaatggcaccacgagatgcagagccaacctttaaaaaatggggctacaaagtgagtccgcaacatgcgactgcggagaagagcaaaccacagaccacctacagcaatgcattctgagccctgctacatgcacaatggaggaccttctaaacagcaacaccagaggcactccaagtggccagctactgggcaaaagacatttagtattaatgccaagggttttttttttctcttaaaaaaactatgtttgcaaatccattacaacttgtaccctcggtttgcttctgacaagaGAAATAAATAACATGTCCATAGGTTGGTAGTAATCAAGACTGGGCAGAAGCATGAACTGAATCCTGAAGTCACACTCAGAATTTTAGAAATCCCAAATAGCTGTGGGTGGGGAGAGGCATGGAAGTCtataaatacagcaaaatagTCATGTCATTATATGACATTCTAGTTCAGGATGGACAACTATCAGATCTGGGCAACTTGCTCCCCTCTTCCACTTATGACTTTGGAAGACGTTACCTTACACTGTGTCCCAAATTTTCCCCATTTCATTGGGGGGCTAAAATTCCACCTATGTTCCTGAGACCATGAGGACAATTCTACCATGCTTTAGATTTAGGAGAGGCCTTTTAAAACATAGAAGTAAAATGGAAGTTGACTGAAGGATATGATAGACATTTTTAGCAAAAGGAGGGTAGGGTTTGCCATGTGCAACTTACGAGTTGCACTTTGCCTACCAGGTCACTTACATATAACAAATTATAGCACACCTCATATGTCAATTTCTCCAATGAACTATATTAATCAATTAAgctgttttattctattttcgaAGGTATTAGGCTTATTCCATCATAGAAAGAGACACATTTCTATTAACAAAATGCTGTTAGCTGCAGCACTGTAAGACTCATGATTAACAAGCTATGGATCTTTGAGGAACCTTCGCTTCACTCAAAATTAAAGTAACAGTTAACTGCTTTATTTCACACATTTGATATAAATATTTTCCATTGTAAATAAACAATTCAACTTGTAAGGAAACCAGAAGACAGTGATTTTCAGGGGACATGAGTGGTGTCACTTTGCCTCATAAATACCAATAGTGGTCACAAACTggaaatattttgttttgaataTTCTGCTGAATATTAGTTTAAAGATCTAGCTTGGATGTGTAGCACATTAGGAATCTTCTGGCATAATTAGATCAAGAGTCcatgaaactacaactcataCACATTCAGGTAACTGATAATTCAATCAGGGATCACACTAACCCATTTAAATCATTTGAACTGGTGTAGCACAATGACTGAAGAATGCAAATAATGATTTGGAAAAGTCCAGAATTGAAACTCCTTTCTGCCAAAAACTGACTGACTAGCCATAAGGAAAATTAATTCCCAACTTCAGCCCACATTGCAATGGAGGTGGGCGTTAATAATACTGACTTGTCTGATGAGATTTGGTGCAAGTATTATGACTAGATAAAACACAAGAAGAACTCTGAATATTTGAAACTGCTGCAGAAATGTTAAATATAGTAAATTGCTCTCTCTATCTTCCACTGGAAGTTATCTGCATGAACTCATTATATTTTCATCACTCTTTCTGTGAGTTAGGGGAATATCTGTTTTTTATTGGGTGCAATGGGAAGCACACAAGGTTGGTGGACTGATTCCCAGCATTATGTCACAAAGCAAGTTGCATCTGTTCATCCtctgatttcattttttaaaaatgtcagatAATTCAGAGATTGCCACAAAGCAGACCTAGTATTTGTATTTGCTATGTACAGTAAATGACTTAGTCTTTCACATGCACATTGATATACTTAACTTTCCTGTTAAGTATATTAATGATTTAGACAAAAGAAGTGATCGCCAGTCCCAAATTCCATAGGGTGTGCAGGTTAAGATTACCTGCTTCACCACCAGCATGTTTGATTCAGGCTGCTCAGCTTCttttcacactaatggagacacACTCAGCAAACAGTTAAGCCTGGAAGCTGCTAGCTAAGGGTTCACAGCCAGTTCCTAGTAAAGTTCCATTACTCCTTTTCCATATGTACACTGGCTAAGGTTTTTGGATCAGAAACTTAGCAACCATGCCAATCACTACCAGCAAACCTTTCTGTATGTGACCAGTCATTAGGGAGCCATGACAAACATCGCTTGATTGGTCTTATATTCTGTATGTAAAGCTTGTCAAGAGAATGTAGTTTCCTTAATATTGGTACAAGTCAGTTCCAAAtcacataataactctttcacCAAAGAGTAAAGCAAACTGTTTGAAATTTAAAGATTATGCACTCTATCAGGTAAAAGACTGTCTTTAAAACAAGGGGGCTCACTAGGCTAACCTGAAATGCCTAAAAGCATTTTCTTCTAATAAGAAGTGGTACCTTGAGAGAATGTCTTTATTAACAGTTTCTACTTCTTAAAAAATCTGTATGAATGCAAAAATGTGATGGCAGTTCAATTCAGTCTGGCTCTTAGTAGTTCAGTACATAAACGTGCATTTACTGAGCTATAAGATTCAACTGGTAGATTAAATAAACGGAAGCTTTAATTAATCTGCACAGATACATTTTAACTGGCAAGGGTATCACTTAAAGGTAGCCACCTTAAATATATGTTTTCATGAGCAGGATAGAATTGGGCTtattttacatacatacatacatacacacacacgtataaATGTATAGGCCTAAAATAAGTGATACCTCCTATTTAATCTTGGATATTCAGTAGGGTCAGCTTTGGttggcacttggatgggagactatttcagaggaagggattaACAAAaacacctctaagtattccttgtctaagaaaatcctaagAAATTCACAGGATGTGAGTCAacaggtggcttgaaggcacatatacacacaaaatgAGTGGTAGTTTCGGACTGGAATGCTCCCACTTGTGTAATTGCTCCTGTGAATGCAACTATAAACGGGGGTGTAGTTTCGGATCCATCAATGCATCCTTTCTCTGGGAAACTTCCTTGACATAATAAAGAGGGATCCCAGGGAGACAGAAGGTGAAAGAAGTCTGCTATTCTTTCTAGAATGAAGCTGGATGTATGTTTCCACTTGCTGAATTCATATGCGTTTCATTCAGTTTCTCAAAATGGCATCTTGGATATAAATCAgaagtgacttaaaggcacacagacAATAGAATGACTGAAAATTTCTGCAGGATCTGCCTC
Protein-coding sequences here:
- the grb2 gene encoding growth factor receptor-bound protein 2 gives rise to the protein MEAVAKYDFKATADDELSFKRGDILKVLNEECDQNWYKAELNGKDGFIPKNYIEMKPHPWFFGKIPRAKAEEMLGKQRHDGAFLIRESESAPGDFSLSVKFGNDVQHFKVLRDGAGKYFLWVVKFNSLNELVDYHRSTSVSRNQQIFLRDIEQVPQQPTYVQALFDFDPQEEGELGFRRGDFIQVLDNSDPNWWKGACHGQTGMFPRNYVTPVNRNI